In Ochrobactrum vermis, the following proteins share a genomic window:
- a CDS encoding APH(3')-II family aminoglycoside O-phosphotransferase produces the protein MNDPVLKALDLSPALQQRLKGYGGEHDELGRSTASVHLLDHLDLEPLVLKIEPASPVGELADEAARLRWLAKQNLLCPEVLTFEAVTGQSLLLMTRLPGIDLASAVGSVPPDRIVHVLATALKSMHAIDPALCPFDHRLDIRIEDARKRVEAGAVDEEDFDNEREGQTAQDLLVELRRQKPKSEDIVVTHGDACLPNFMMDDRGFTGFIDCGRLGLADRHQDLGLACWSIRYNLGEEWVKPFLDTYGGPAIDDAKIAYYRLLDEFF, from the coding sequence ATGAACGATCCGGTTCTTAAAGCGCTCGACCTATCTCCTGCCCTTCAGCAACGACTGAAGGGCTATGGCGGCGAGCACGACGAACTGGGGCGTTCAACAGCCAGTGTCCATCTGCTCGATCATCTCGATCTCGAGCCTCTTGTCTTGAAGATCGAACCTGCAAGCCCGGTCGGTGAACTGGCAGATGAAGCCGCGCGGCTTCGCTGGCTCGCAAAACAGAATCTGCTCTGCCCTGAAGTTCTCACTTTTGAAGCCGTAACAGGGCAGAGTCTCCTGCTGATGACCCGGCTTCCCGGCATCGATCTCGCTTCCGCCGTCGGCTCAGTTCCGCCAGATCGTATTGTGCATGTTCTGGCTACCGCGCTGAAATCGATGCACGCCATCGACCCGGCTTTATGTCCGTTTGATCACAGGCTTGATATCCGGATCGAAGATGCGCGCAAGCGCGTCGAAGCAGGTGCAGTCGACGAGGAGGATTTTGACAACGAGCGCGAAGGACAGACCGCACAGGACCTGCTTGTGGAACTGCGTCGGCAGAAGCCGAAAAGCGAAGACATCGTCGTCACCCATGGCGACGCCTGCCTGCCCAATTTCATGATGGACGATAGAGGCTTTACCGGTTTCATCGACTGCGGCAGGCTCGGCCTTGCCGACCGCCATCAGGATCTGGGACTTGCCTGCTGGAGCATTCGTTACAATCTGGGCGAAGAATGGGTAAAGCCCTTCCTCGACACCTATGGTGGCCCTGCAATCGACGATGCAAAGATCGCCTATTACCGCCTGCTGGACGAGTTTTTCTAA
- the coaBC gene encoding bifunctional phosphopantothenoylcysteine decarboxylase/phosphopantothenate--cysteine ligase CoaBC: protein MASITIRNLDDAAKERLRIRAAQNGRSMEEEARLLLAGLNEAPKAIAVSSGAGASLAGRRILLIIGGGIAAYKTPDLIRRLRERGAHVRPLMTAAAQQFVTPLTIGAVSADHVFTDLFSREDEQDVGHIRLARDADLIVVAPATANLMARMANGLADDLASAVLLARKVPVLIAPAMNPAMWDNSATRRNRLTLEKDGVHFIGPEKGEMAESGEAGTGRMSEPLAIVAAVETLLAPQAKPLAGKTVVMTSGPTHEPIDPVRYIANRSSGKQGHAIAAALARLGATVHLVSGPVTIADPEGVDVIQVETAREMQAAVERHLPADAAIMVAAVADWRTANEAGQKIKKKPGEGAPTLAMVENPDILAGVGHSEKRPGLVVGFAAETQDVAENARAKLEKKGADWIVANDVSHGPDGSSVMGGDNNRVRILSRSGIEEWPEMSKEQVAERLAAKIAERLLEAKG from the coding sequence ATGGCTAGCATTACCATCCGTAATCTCGACGATGCAGCGAAAGAACGGCTGCGTATCAGGGCAGCGCAGAATGGGCGCTCCATGGAAGAAGAGGCGCGGCTTCTTCTGGCCGGACTGAATGAAGCTCCAAAAGCTATTGCAGTGTCTTCAGGTGCGGGAGCTTCGCTGGCTGGCAGACGCATTCTTCTCATCATCGGTGGTGGCATCGCCGCCTATAAGACGCCGGACCTCATTCGGCGGCTGCGTGAGCGTGGCGCACATGTGCGTCCGTTGATGACGGCTGCAGCGCAGCAATTCGTAACACCGCTGACCATCGGCGCGGTTTCCGCCGATCATGTTTTCACCGATCTGTTCTCGCGAGAGGATGAGCAGGATGTCGGGCATATAAGGTTGGCGCGCGATGCCGATCTGATCGTGGTTGCGCCTGCAACAGCCAATCTGATGGCCAGGATGGCCAACGGCCTTGCCGACGATCTGGCAAGCGCGGTGCTGCTGGCGCGCAAAGTTCCGGTTCTGATTGCACCTGCCATGAACCCTGCCATGTGGGACAATTCCGCGACCCGGCGCAACCGCTTGACGCTGGAAAAGGACGGCGTGCATTTCATCGGCCCCGAGAAGGGCGAGATGGCGGAAAGCGGCGAAGCCGGTACAGGCCGGATGAGCGAGCCGTTGGCCATCGTGGCGGCAGTGGAAACGCTGCTGGCACCACAGGCAAAGCCTCTTGCGGGCAAAACCGTTGTCATGACCTCCGGACCGACGCATGAGCCGATCGACCCGGTGCGCTACATTGCCAACCGCTCGTCGGGCAAGCAGGGCCATGCCATTGCCGCCGCTCTGGCGCGGTTGGGTGCCACCGTGCATCTGGTGTCCGGTCCGGTCACCATTGCCGATCCTGAAGGCGTCGATGTCATTCAAGTCGAGACGGCGCGTGAAATGCAGGCTGCTGTGGAGCGACACCTGCCCGCCGATGCGGCAATCATGGTCGCAGCCGTTGCCGACTGGCGCACCGCCAATGAAGCCGGGCAGAAGATCAAGAAGAAGCCCGGAGAAGGCGCTCCAACGCTTGCCATGGTCGAGAACCCCGACATTCTGGCCGGTGTCGGCCATAGTGAAAAGCGCCCTGGTCTTGTGGTGGGCTTTGCGGCGGAAACGCAAGACGTGGCCGAAAATGCGCGAGCCAAGCTTGAGAAGAAAGGTGCGGACTGGATTGTCGCCAACGACGTTTCGCATGGCCCGGACGGCAGCAGCGTCATGGGCGGCGACAATAATCGCGTGCGTATTCTGAGCCGTTCGGGCATTGAGGAATGGCCGGAAATGAGCAAGGAACAGGTGGCTGAAAGGCTGGCGGCAAAAATCGCCGAACGGCTTCTGGAAGCGAAAGGCTGA
- the ubiB gene encoding 2-polyprenylphenol 6-hydroxylase codes for MSNLSAAFRLMRAGWILTREGVISALPVEGLSGLPAFGHKIAGILARPRARHMQRSERMSRAMNKLGPSYVKLGQFLATRPDIVGQDVAADLELLQDRLDFFPQSDAIAGIEGSLGRKIDDLYLHFDAPIAAASMAQVHPAEVTKDGKPQKVAVKVIRPGVRQRFARDLEGFYMVARMQERHVPFTRRLRPVQVVETLQQTTRIEMDLRLEAAALSEIAENIKGDEGFRVPNVDWERTGRDVLTLEWIDGTKMSDISALEAAGFDLKKLAETLIQSFLRHTLRDGFFHADMHPGNLFVDPQGIIVAVDFGITGRLNKQQRRFLAEILYGFITRDYMRVAEVHFEAGYVPHTHDVASFAQAIRAIGEPIHGQPAETISMAKLLTLLFEVTQLFDMETRPELLMLQKTMVVVEGVSRTLNPHFNMWKAAEPVVGDWIRKNLGPQGMLVDAKDSVYSLLHFTRKTPELVARVERVSVALDDMAANGLRFDAATAEAIGRAEARHSRWGRIAQVVIAISLAAIAIKLYLWL; via the coding sequence ATGAGTAATTTGTCGGCCGCTTTCCGGTTGATGCGGGCTGGATGGATACTGACGCGCGAAGGCGTTATCAGCGCCTTGCCGGTGGAAGGGCTTTCCGGTCTTCCGGCGTTCGGGCACAAGATTGCAGGCATTCTGGCGCGCCCGCGTGCGCGGCACATGCAACGTTCCGAGCGCATGTCGCGGGCCATGAACAAGCTTGGCCCATCCTATGTGAAGCTTGGCCAGTTTCTGGCAACCCGCCCGGATATTGTCGGGCAAGATGTGGCCGCCGATCTGGAGCTTTTGCAGGATCGCCTGGACTTCTTCCCACAATCCGATGCGATTGCCGGTATTGAGGGCTCGCTTGGTCGCAAGATCGACGATCTTTACCTGCATTTCGATGCGCCGATAGCGGCTGCCTCGATGGCACAGGTGCATCCGGCTGAAGTCACGAAGGACGGCAAACCGCAGAAGGTTGCGGTCAAGGTTATACGTCCCGGCGTCCGCCAGCGTTTCGCCCGCGACCTTGAGGGTTTCTACATGGTGGCGCGCATGCAGGAGCGCCACGTTCCGTTTACGCGCCGTTTGCGCCCGGTTCAGGTTGTCGAGACACTGCAGCAGACCACTCGCATCGAGATGGATCTGCGGCTGGAAGCGGCCGCCCTTTCCGAAATCGCCGAGAACATCAAGGGCGACGAGGGTTTCCGTGTTCCCAACGTCGATTGGGAACGGACCGGTCGCGATGTGCTGACGCTCGAATGGATCGACGGCACCAAGATGTCGGATATTTCTGCGCTTGAAGCGGCCGGGTTCGATCTGAAGAAGCTTGCCGAAACGCTGATCCAGTCCTTCCTGCGTCATACGCTGCGCGATGGTTTTTTCCATGCCGACATGCATCCGGGCAATCTGTTCGTTGACCCGCAAGGCATCATCGTTGCGGTCGATTTCGGTATTACCGGACGGCTTAACAAGCAGCAGCGGCGCTTCCTTGCTGAAATTCTCTATGGCTTCATCACGCGTGATTATATGCGCGTGGCGGAAGTGCATTTCGAGGCGGGTTATGTGCCGCATACGCATGACGTGGCGAGCTTCGCGCAAGCGATCCGCGCTATCGGCGAGCCGATCCATGGTCAGCCGGCTGAAACCATTTCCATGGCCAAGCTGCTGACGCTTCTGTTCGAAGTGACCCAGCTTTTCGACATGGAGACGCGGCCGGAACTGCTGATGCTCCAGAAAACCATGGTTGTCGTGGAAGGGGTGTCGCGCACGCTCAATCCGCATTTCAATATGTGGAAAGCGGCCGAGCCGGTCGTCGGCGACTGGATACGCAAAAATCTTGGACCGCAAGGCATGCTTGTCGATGCGAAGGATAGCGTTTATTCGCTGCTTCATTTCACGCGAAAGACACCGGAACTTGTGGCGCGCGTAGAACGTGTTTCAGTGGCACTGGACGATATGGCCGCCAACGGTTTGCGTTTCGATGCGGCGACGGCGGAAGCTATCGGTCGTGCTGAAGCCAGGCATTCACGCTGGGGTCGCATTGCGCAGGTGGTGATTGCAATTTCGCTCGCGGCGATCGCGATTAAACTCTATCTTTGGCTATAA
- the ubiE gene encoding bifunctional demethylmenaquinone methyltransferase/2-methoxy-6-polyprenyl-1,4-benzoquinol methylase UbiE codes for MSQQNGNADRVGAQGGMEHSFGFKAVDESEKQSLVNDVFHKVASKYDVMNDLMSAGMHRVWKDAMIAWLAPSKRPGWTSLDVAGGTGDIAFRIVEASGRQAHVTILDINGSMLGVGRERAIKKGLADNLEFVEANAEELPFEDNSFDAYTIAFGIRNVPHIDKALSEAYRVLKPGGRFLCLEFSEVELPVLDRIYDQWSFHAIPRIGKMITGDADSYSYLVESIRKFPKQQDFAAMIGKAGFERVSYRNFTGGIAALHSGWKL; via the coding sequence ATGAGCCAGCAGAACGGCAATGCAGACCGCGTCGGCGCACAAGGTGGCATGGAGCATTCATTCGGCTTCAAGGCGGTTGACGAAAGCGAAAAGCAGAGCCTGGTTAACGACGTCTTCCATAAGGTCGCCAGCAAGTACGACGTGATGAACGATCTCATGTCTGCGGGTATGCACCGCGTCTGGAAAGATGCGATGATTGCATGGCTGGCGCCGTCGAAGCGCCCCGGCTGGACCTCGCTCGACGTTGCAGGCGGCACCGGTGATATTGCCTTCCGCATTGTCGAGGCTTCCGGTCGTCAGGCCCATGTCACCATTCTCGATATCAATGGCTCGATGCTCGGCGTGGGGCGTGAACGGGCGATCAAGAAGGGCCTTGCGGATAATCTTGAATTCGTCGAGGCAAATGCCGAAGAGCTGCCTTTTGAAGATAACAGTTTCGACGCTTATACGATTGCCTTCGGCATTCGCAATGTTCCGCATATCGACAAGGCGCTGTCTGAAGCCTATCGCGTGTTGAAGCCGGGCGGTCGTTTCCTCTGCCTCGAATTCTCCGAGGTTGAATTGCCGGTTCTCGACAGAATCTATGATCAGTGGTCGTTCCACGCCATTCCGCGTATCGGCAAGATGATTACCGGCGATGCGGATTCCTACAGCTATCTGGTTGAATCGATCCGCAAATTCCCCAAGCAGCAGGATTTTGCCGCGATGATCGGGAAGGCTGGTTTCGAGCGCGTGAGCTATCGCAATTTCACTGGCGGCATTGCCGCGCTTCATTCCGGCTGGAAGCTTTGA
- the upp gene encoding uracil phosphoribosyltransferase: protein MGVTVVSHPLVQHKLTIMRKKETSTASFRRLLKEISLLLCYEVTRDLELTTMPIETPLMPMDAPVLEGKKLVFASILRAGNGLLEGMLDLVPAARVAHIGLYRDHDTLQPVEYYFKAPEDIVNRLIIVVDPMLATGHSAIAAIDKLKERGATNIRFLCLLAAPEGIKRFTEAHPDVDVFTASIDERLDEKGYIVPGLGDAGDRMYGTK, encoded by the coding sequence ATGGGCGTTACAGTCGTCAGCCATCCGCTTGTCCAGCACAAGCTCACCATCATGCGCAAGAAGGAAACGTCCACAGCCAGCTTCCGGCGGCTGCTGAAGGAAATATCGCTGTTGCTCTGCTATGAAGTGACGCGCGACCTAGAACTGACCACCATGCCGATCGAAACGCCGTTGATGCCGATGGATGCGCCGGTCCTTGAAGGCAAGAAGCTCGTCTTCGCCTCGATCCTGCGTGCGGGCAACGGCCTTCTGGAAGGCATGCTCGATCTGGTGCCAGCGGCCCGCGTCGCCCATATCGGTCTCTACCGCGATCACGACACGCTGCAGCCGGTCGAATATTACTTCAAGGCTCCGGAAGACATCGTCAACCGCCTCATCATCGTGGTGGATCCGATGCTGGCCACCGGGCATTCGGCAATCGCAGCCATCGACAAGCTGAAGGAACGCGGCGCGACCAATATCCGCTTCCTCTGCCTGCTGGCCGCACCGGAAGGCATCAAGCGCTTTACCGAGGCCCATCCAGATGTCGACGTGTTCACGGCTTCCATCGATGAACGCCTCGATGAAAAAGGCTATATCGTTCCTGGTCTCGGCGATGCCGGCGACCGCATGTACGGCACGAAATAA
- a CDS encoding retropepsin-like aspartic protease family protein encodes MARIFFIVLMLAGLATAFPILFEKFQSATVEQAATATHSTSSQQNPSAYSGRRTQIAPDSRGHFITDVKVAGQSLRAMVDTGASVVAINTSAARRIGLSLKPADFKYRVSTANGETVAASAILSSIEIGRVRLENVEAMVLHDDALSDTLLGMSFLKRLRHYEVSNGTLVLTQ; translated from the coding sequence ATGGCGCGGATTTTCTTTATTGTTCTGATGCTGGCGGGACTGGCCACGGCTTTTCCGATTCTCTTCGAGAAGTTCCAGTCGGCAACGGTCGAGCAAGCCGCGACGGCAACACACTCCACGTCATCCCAACAGAACCCTTCTGCCTATAGCGGACGCCGCACACAGATCGCGCCGGACAGTCGCGGTCATTTCATCACGGACGTAAAAGTTGCCGGTCAATCCCTTCGCGCCATGGTGGATACGGGGGCGAGTGTCGTTGCGATCAACACAAGCGCTGCGCGGCGCATCGGCCTTTCGCTCAAACCCGCCGATTTCAAATATCGCGTCTCGACCGCCAACGGCGAAACCGTCGCTGCATCCGCCATCCTGTCGAGCATCGAGATCGGACGTGTCCGGCTTGAGAATGTGGAAGCCATGGTCCTGCATGACGACGCCCTGTCCGACACGCTTCTCGGCATGAGCTTTCTGAAGCGTCTGCGCCACTAT